The Vibrio crassostreae genomic interval TTTTTTGGCAACGCACAAATAACAGATTCCCGACTACGTTCCCTCGTCGCTTTCGGGAATGACGTTGATTTATTTAAGCCACTAAACCAAAACTTAAACCGTCATTCCAGAACCGAGGGACGAGGTATCTGGAATCTCTTAAAACCGTTACTTATCGCTAAATGCGAGAGAATTACTTCTCAGCTGCAATCACAGAGATCTCAACTAGCAGTGCTTCGCGAGCCATGTCGCCAGTCACACATGCGCGAGCTGGAGCGTGACCTTCTGGAACCCATGCATCCCATACTGCGTTCATTTCTTGGAAGTCTTTCATGTCTTTCAAGTAAATCGTTGCTGACAGCATGTGCTCTTTGTCGCTGCCTGCTTGCTCAAGTAGCGCTTCTACTTTATCTAGCATGGTCTGTGTTTGTTCAG includes:
- a CDS encoding RidA family protein, whose protein sequence is MIERQETKQRMSRIVKHNGTIYLCGQVCADATKDITEQTQTMLDKVEALLEQAGSDKEHMLSATIYLKDMKDFQEMNAVWDAWVPEGHAPARACVTGDMAREALLVEISVIAAEK